One window of Penaeus chinensis breed Huanghai No. 1 chromosome 34, ASM1920278v2, whole genome shotgun sequence genomic DNA carries:
- the LOC125043891 gene encoding innexin inx2-like isoform X1, giving the protein MSDVDQSLRQLLASYDSAAARPKQPQNQRERGMVMPGQGGRSFDIIRQIVGNVVNIFNKRASPCTAPCDGMVLKMHYQWTFWVLLGGFSAIWYSWYHRDVITCASHFNAETQVRLDYINICLSYPFVQGAGEDLDEGEGGQRRYLLFYRWIHWALLLLAGIYYIPRKISKTSENTKVKKLIEDLAVNAHRYDGLERELVDRTARYIAFNLKTHNGLYYKYLTCNLVALLVDIFCFQFLDFMFQGRFLRYGFQAYPFNRDPQHFSDYMSEMFPPFADCELHNEVQLTNKRIERLGCHLTVMELYEKVFLALWLWLIVLTSITVGYIIFLSLMWVPWARLFMLRIAKPLSAKDTIRNTICNIVSSCKIGDVYLLYRLKQHFSHARYYELLTRLSDPDFLRTMLDSVSIDHHGKGGGGGGPDLRQRPNKNQKPAGKFHDALFRTPGEGGFLPNSSILVE; this is encoded by the exons ATGAGTGACGTTGACCAAAGCCTGCGTCAGCTCCTGGCTTCCTACGACTCTGCAGCGGCCAGACCCAAGCAGCCTCAGAACCAAAG agaaagagggatggtaaTGCCTGGCCAGGGTGGAAGATCCTTTGACATTATCCGACAGATTGTCGGAAATGTGGTCAATATCTTCAATAAGCGGGCCTCGCCCTGCACAGCGCCATGCGACGGCATGGTGCTTAAGATGCACTACCAGTGGACCTTCTGGGTCTTGCTTGGCGGCTTCTCAGCCATTTGGTATTCATGGTACCACAGGGACGTCATTACCTGTGCGTCTCACTTCAATGCTGAGACGCAGGTGAGGTTGGATTACATCAACATTTGCCTTTCGTACCCGTTCGTGCAGGGCGCGGGCGAGGACCTGGACGAAGGGGAGGGCGGGCAGCGCcgctacctcctcttctaccgcTGGATCCACTGGGCTCTGCTCCTGCTGGCTGGCATCTACTACATTCCCCGTAAGATATCCAAGACGTCAGAAAATACCAAAGTCAAGAAGCTGATCGAAGATCTGGCTGTCAATGCCCACCGCTATGACGGCTTGGAGAGGGAGCTCGTTGACCGCACTGCCCGGTACATTGCATTTAATCTTAAGACCCACAATGGGCTCTATTACAAATATCTGACCTGCAACCTGGTCGCGCTTCTCGTCGACATCTTCTGCTTCCAATTCCTGGACTTCATGTTCCAAGGACGATTCTTGCGCTACGGCTTCCAGGCCTACCCGTTCAACCGCGACCCCCAGCATTTCTCAGACTACATGTCCGAGATGTTCCCTCCCTTTGCCGACTGCGAGCTGCACAACGAGGTCCAACTGACCAACAAACGGATCGAGCGGCTGGGTTGCCACCTCACCGTCATGGAGCTGTACGAGAAGGTGTTCCTGGCGTTGTGGCTTTGGCTCATCGTCCTCACCTCCATCACCGTGGGCTACATTATCTTCCTGTCCCTCATGTGGGTCCCATGGGCGCGCCTGTTCATGCTGCGCATCGCGAAGCCCCTCAGTGCCAAGGACACCATCCGCAACACCATCTGCAACATAGTGAGCAGCTGCAAGATTGGTGACGTGTACCTGCTGTACCGCCTGAAGCAACATTTTAGCCACGCTCGCTACTACGAGCTGTTGACCCGCCTGTCTGACCCCGACTTCCTGCGCACAATGCTTGACTCGGTGTCCATCGACCACCACGgcaagggcggcggcggcggcggcccagACCTCCGGCAGCGCCCGAACAAGAACCAGAAACCCGCAGGCAAGTTCCACGATGCCCTCTTTCGCACTCCCGGGGAAGGGGGCTTTCTTCCCAACTCCAGTATCTTAGTTGAATAA
- the LOC125043752 gene encoding cyclin-K-like isoform X2, producing MDQETQYRREGARFILQVGNKMGLRYETMATGVVYFHRFYMVHTFQTFPRHVTACCCLFLAGKVEETPKKCRDIMKTARSLIDDTTWAEFGADPREEVMTLERILLQTIKFDFIVEHPYTYLLKYAKCLKGDKKRLPNMVQMAWTFVNDSLCTTLCLQWEPEIIAIALMYLAGKLSKFDVTDWVGRTPKHQRWWDMYVEGISMELLEDICHQVLDLYSPNRSEAGGASSEPSITMPTAAPRRPVTPTQSSSTAPPPAKKAKKEEVKSSPVKTESTPQPQAYQYPYAYQNYPQAAYSSQTSTQATPTTPTPRYQYPYPPSTTQGPPPQAPPPQAPPPTYPNQQRHYPPPAVTTPQAPPPHYATQPPPTHYSSASHPTSTYHQAGAAGHYAAPPTNQPPPSHYAPPPHGSTSSSYYPPPPSTNNPPPNYPPAGPSSNYPPPSSYPHSSSRPYYPPSS from the exons ATGGATCAGGAGACACAGTACCGTCGGGAAGGAGCGCGTTTCATCTTGCAGGTTGGGAACAAGATGGGGCTTCGCTACGAGACCATGGCCACGGGAGTTGTCTACTTCCACCGCTTCTATATGGTCCACACCTTCCAGACCTTCCCCAGACAT GTTACCGCATGTTGCTGCCTTTTCCTTGCTGGGAAGGTGGAGGAAACACCAAAAAAGTGCCGTGATATCATGAAAACTGCGAGGAGCCTTATTGATGATACGACTTGGGCTGAATTTGGAGCTGATCCTCGGGAAGAA GTAATGACTCTTGAAAGAATTTTGCTGCAGACAATCAAATTTGACTTCATTGTGGAACATCCATATACCTACCTCCTCAAATATGCCAAGTGCCTTAAAG GTGACAAAAAGAGACTACCAAACATGGTACAAATGGCATGGACGTTTGTGAATGACAG CCTGTGTACCACCCTATGCCTTCAGTGGGAACCAGAAATTATAGCAATTGCTCTCATGTACTTGGCGGGGAAGCTGAGCAAGTTTGATGTCACGGACTGGGTAGGCCGCACCCCCAAACACCAGCGCTGGTGGGACATGTATGTTGAGGGGATCTCCATGGAGCTGCTGGAAG ACATCTGTCACCAGGTACTGGACCTGTACTCGCCCAACCGCTCAGAGGCAGGTGGTGCAAGCAGTGAGCCATCCATCACCATGCCCACTGCTGCCCCAAGACGCCCAGTAACACCCACACAGAGCAGCAGCACTGCGCCCCCGCCTGCCAAAAAGGctaagaaggaggaagtgaagtcaTCGCCAGTGAAGACCGAGAGCACGCCACAGCCCCAGGCATACCAGTACCCCTATGCGTACCAAAACTACCCTCAGGCAGCCTATTCTTCACAGACTTCCACACAGGCAACGCCTACAACTCCTACACCACGCTACCAATATCCATACCCACCCTCCACCACACAGGGCCCTCCTCCACAGGCTCCGCCTCCACAGGCACCCCCTCCAACATACCCCAACCAGCAGAGGCACTACCCACCGCCTGCAGTCACGACACCCCAGGCACCACCCCCACACTATGCGACACAGCCCCCACCTACACACTATTCATCAGCCAGCCACCCAACCTCAACATACCACCAGGCAGGTGCTGCGGGACACTACGCTGCCCCTCCTACCAACcagcctcccccctctcactatgCGCCGCCTCCCCATGGCTCAACGTCCTCATCCTattatcccccacccccatcgACCAACAATCCTCCCCCGAACTATCCCCCAGCGGGCCCTTCCTCCAACTATCCTCCCCCCAGCTCCTACCCCCATTCCAGCTCAAGACCTTACTACCCACCTTCTTCGTAA
- the LOC125043891 gene encoding innexin inx2-like isoform X2, whose product MSDVDQSLRQLLASYDSAAARPKQPQNQRERGMVMPGQGGRSFDIIRQIVGNVVNIFNKRASPCTAPCDGMVLKMHYQWTFWVLLGGFSAIWYSWYHRDVITCASHFNAETQVRLDYINICLSYPFVQGAGEDLDEGEGGQRRYLLFYRWIHWALLLLAGIYYIPRKISKTSENTKVKKLIEDLAVNAHRYDGLERELVDRTARYIAFNLKTHNGLYYKYLTCNLVALLVDIFCFQFLDFMFQGRFLRYGFQAYPFNRDPQHFSDYMSEMFPPFADCELHNEVQLTNKRIERLGCHLTVMELYEKVFLALWLWLIVLTSITVGYIIFLSLMWVPWARLFMLRIAKPLSAKDTIRNTICNIVSSCKIGDVYLLYRLKQHFSHARYYELLTRLSDPDFLRTMLDSVSIDHHGKGGGGGGPDLRQRPNKNQKPAGPERWLS is encoded by the exons ATGAGTGACGTTGACCAAAGCCTGCGTCAGCTCCTGGCTTCCTACGACTCTGCAGCGGCCAGACCCAAGCAGCCTCAGAACCAAAG agaaagagggatggtaaTGCCTGGCCAGGGTGGAAGATCCTTTGACATTATCCGACAGATTGTCGGAAATGTGGTCAATATCTTCAATAAGCGGGCCTCGCCCTGCACAGCGCCATGCGACGGCATGGTGCTTAAGATGCACTACCAGTGGACCTTCTGGGTCTTGCTTGGCGGCTTCTCAGCCATTTGGTATTCATGGTACCACAGGGACGTCATTACCTGTGCGTCTCACTTCAATGCTGAGACGCAGGTGAGGTTGGATTACATCAACATTTGCCTTTCGTACCCGTTCGTGCAGGGCGCGGGCGAGGACCTGGACGAAGGGGAGGGCGGGCAGCGCcgctacctcctcttctaccgcTGGATCCACTGGGCTCTGCTCCTGCTGGCTGGCATCTACTACATTCCCCGTAAGATATCCAAGACGTCAGAAAATACCAAAGTCAAGAAGCTGATCGAAGATCTGGCTGTCAATGCCCACCGCTATGACGGCTTGGAGAGGGAGCTCGTTGACCGCACTGCCCGGTACATTGCATTTAATCTTAAGACCCACAATGGGCTCTATTACAAATATCTGACCTGCAACCTGGTCGCGCTTCTCGTCGACATCTTCTGCTTCCAATTCCTGGACTTCATGTTCCAAGGACGATTCTTGCGCTACGGCTTCCAGGCCTACCCGTTCAACCGCGACCCCCAGCATTTCTCAGACTACATGTCCGAGATGTTCCCTCCCTTTGCCGACTGCGAGCTGCACAACGAGGTCCAACTGACCAACAAACGGATCGAGCGGCTGGGTTGCCACCTCACCGTCATGGAGCTGTACGAGAAGGTGTTCCTGGCGTTGTGGCTTTGGCTCATCGTCCTCACCTCCATCACCGTGGGCTACATTATCTTCCTGTCCCTCATGTGGGTCCCATGGGCGCGCCTGTTCATGCTGCGCATCGCGAAGCCCCTCAGTGCCAAGGACACCATCCGCAACACCATCTGCAACATAGTGAGCAGCTGCAAGATTGGTGACGTGTACCTGCTGTACCGCCTGAAGCAACATTTTAGCCACGCTCGCTACTACGAGCTGTTGACCCGCCTGTCTGACCCCGACTTCCTGCGCACAATGCTTGACTCGGTGTCCATCGACCACCACGgcaagggcggcggcggcggcggcccagACCTCCGGCAGCGCCCGAACAAGAACCAGAAACCCGCAG GACCTGAAAGATGGCTATCATAG
- the LOC125043891 gene encoding innexin inx2-like isoform X3, translating to MVMPGQGGRSFDIIRQIVGNVVNIFNKRASPCTAPCDGMVLKMHYQWTFWVLLGGFSAIWYSWYHRDVITCASHFNAETQVRLDYINICLSYPFVQGAGEDLDEGEGGQRRYLLFYRWIHWALLLLAGIYYIPRKISKTSENTKVKKLIEDLAVNAHRYDGLERELVDRTARYIAFNLKTHNGLYYKYLTCNLVALLVDIFCFQFLDFMFQGRFLRYGFQAYPFNRDPQHFSDYMSEMFPPFADCELHNEVQLTNKRIERLGCHLTVMELYEKVFLALWLWLIVLTSITVGYIIFLSLMWVPWARLFMLRIAKPLSAKDTIRNTICNIVSSCKIGDVYLLYRLKQHFSHARYYELLTRLSDPDFLRTMLDSVSIDHHGKGGGGGGPDLRQRPNKNQKPAGKFHDALFRTPGEGGFLPNSSILVE from the coding sequence atggtaaTGCCTGGCCAGGGTGGAAGATCCTTTGACATTATCCGACAGATTGTCGGAAATGTGGTCAATATCTTCAATAAGCGGGCCTCGCCCTGCACAGCGCCATGCGACGGCATGGTGCTTAAGATGCACTACCAGTGGACCTTCTGGGTCTTGCTTGGCGGCTTCTCAGCCATTTGGTATTCATGGTACCACAGGGACGTCATTACCTGTGCGTCTCACTTCAATGCTGAGACGCAGGTGAGGTTGGATTACATCAACATTTGCCTTTCGTACCCGTTCGTGCAGGGCGCGGGCGAGGACCTGGACGAAGGGGAGGGCGGGCAGCGCcgctacctcctcttctaccgcTGGATCCACTGGGCTCTGCTCCTGCTGGCTGGCATCTACTACATTCCCCGTAAGATATCCAAGACGTCAGAAAATACCAAAGTCAAGAAGCTGATCGAAGATCTGGCTGTCAATGCCCACCGCTATGACGGCTTGGAGAGGGAGCTCGTTGACCGCACTGCCCGGTACATTGCATTTAATCTTAAGACCCACAATGGGCTCTATTACAAATATCTGACCTGCAACCTGGTCGCGCTTCTCGTCGACATCTTCTGCTTCCAATTCCTGGACTTCATGTTCCAAGGACGATTCTTGCGCTACGGCTTCCAGGCCTACCCGTTCAACCGCGACCCCCAGCATTTCTCAGACTACATGTCCGAGATGTTCCCTCCCTTTGCCGACTGCGAGCTGCACAACGAGGTCCAACTGACCAACAAACGGATCGAGCGGCTGGGTTGCCACCTCACCGTCATGGAGCTGTACGAGAAGGTGTTCCTGGCGTTGTGGCTTTGGCTCATCGTCCTCACCTCCATCACCGTGGGCTACATTATCTTCCTGTCCCTCATGTGGGTCCCATGGGCGCGCCTGTTCATGCTGCGCATCGCGAAGCCCCTCAGTGCCAAGGACACCATCCGCAACACCATCTGCAACATAGTGAGCAGCTGCAAGATTGGTGACGTGTACCTGCTGTACCGCCTGAAGCAACATTTTAGCCACGCTCGCTACTACGAGCTGTTGACCCGCCTGTCTGACCCCGACTTCCTGCGCACAATGCTTGACTCGGTGTCCATCGACCACCACGgcaagggcggcggcggcggcggcccagACCTCCGGCAGCGCCCGAACAAGAACCAGAAACCCGCAGGCAAGTTCCACGATGCCCTCTTTCGCACTCCCGGGGAAGGGGGCTTTCTTCCCAACTCCAGTATCTTAGTTGAATAA
- the LOC125043752 gene encoding cyclin-K-like isoform X1, protein MTKRSGWYYEKRELRHTPSIQAGLTMDQETQYRREGARFILQVGNKMGLRYETMATGVVYFHRFYMVHTFQTFPRHVTACCCLFLAGKVEETPKKCRDIMKTARSLIDDTTWAEFGADPREEVMTLERILLQTIKFDFIVEHPYTYLLKYAKCLKGDKKRLPNMVQMAWTFVNDSLCTTLCLQWEPEIIAIALMYLAGKLSKFDVTDWVGRTPKHQRWWDMYVEGISMELLEDICHQVLDLYSPNRSEAGGASSEPSITMPTAAPRRPVTPTQSSSTAPPPAKKAKKEEVKSSPVKTESTPQPQAYQYPYAYQNYPQAAYSSQTSTQATPTTPTPRYQYPYPPSTTQGPPPQAPPPQAPPPTYPNQQRHYPPPAVTTPQAPPPHYATQPPPTHYSSASHPTSTYHQAGAAGHYAAPPTNQPPPSHYAPPPHGSTSSSYYPPPPSTNNPPPNYPPAGPSSNYPPPSSYPHSSSRPYYPPSS, encoded by the exons atGACGAAG agGTCCGGCTGGTACTACGAGAAACGGGAGCTGCGGCACACACCAAGCATTCAAGCGGGCCTCACCATGGATCAGGAGACACAGTACCGTCGGGAAGGAGCGCGTTTCATCTTGCAGGTTGGGAACAAGATGGGGCTTCGCTACGAGACCATGGCCACGGGAGTTGTCTACTTCCACCGCTTCTATATGGTCCACACCTTCCAGACCTTCCCCAGACAT GTTACCGCATGTTGCTGCCTTTTCCTTGCTGGGAAGGTGGAGGAAACACCAAAAAAGTGCCGTGATATCATGAAAACTGCGAGGAGCCTTATTGATGATACGACTTGGGCTGAATTTGGAGCTGATCCTCGGGAAGAA GTAATGACTCTTGAAAGAATTTTGCTGCAGACAATCAAATTTGACTTCATTGTGGAACATCCATATACCTACCTCCTCAAATATGCCAAGTGCCTTAAAG GTGACAAAAAGAGACTACCAAACATGGTACAAATGGCATGGACGTTTGTGAATGACAG CCTGTGTACCACCCTATGCCTTCAGTGGGAACCAGAAATTATAGCAATTGCTCTCATGTACTTGGCGGGGAAGCTGAGCAAGTTTGATGTCACGGACTGGGTAGGCCGCACCCCCAAACACCAGCGCTGGTGGGACATGTATGTTGAGGGGATCTCCATGGAGCTGCTGGAAG ACATCTGTCACCAGGTACTGGACCTGTACTCGCCCAACCGCTCAGAGGCAGGTGGTGCAAGCAGTGAGCCATCCATCACCATGCCCACTGCTGCCCCAAGACGCCCAGTAACACCCACACAGAGCAGCAGCACTGCGCCCCCGCCTGCCAAAAAGGctaagaaggaggaagtgaagtcaTCGCCAGTGAAGACCGAGAGCACGCCACAGCCCCAGGCATACCAGTACCCCTATGCGTACCAAAACTACCCTCAGGCAGCCTATTCTTCACAGACTTCCACACAGGCAACGCCTACAACTCCTACACCACGCTACCAATATCCATACCCACCCTCCACCACACAGGGCCCTCCTCCACAGGCTCCGCCTCCACAGGCACCCCCTCCAACATACCCCAACCAGCAGAGGCACTACCCACCGCCTGCAGTCACGACACCCCAGGCACCACCCCCACACTATGCGACACAGCCCCCACCTACACACTATTCATCAGCCAGCCACCCAACCTCAACATACCACCAGGCAGGTGCTGCGGGACACTACGCTGCCCCTCCTACCAACcagcctcccccctctcactatgCGCCGCCTCCCCATGGCTCAACGTCCTCATCCTattatcccccacccccatcgACCAACAATCCTCCCCCGAACTATCCCCCAGCGGGCCCTTCCTCCAACTATCCTCCCCCCAGCTCCTACCCCCATTCCAGCTCAAGACCTTACTACCCACCTTCTTCGTAA
- the LOC125043891 gene encoding innexin inx2-like isoform X4, translated as MAIIGHGGTDIVRQLVGNVVNIFKKKRAPCTSPCDGLILKMHYQWTFWLLLAGFSAVWYSWYHRDVITCVSHFNAETQVRLDYINICLSYPYVEEGSSEKRFLLFYRWIHWTLLVLAGIYYIPRKISKNSENPKVKKLIEDLAVNSHRYDQVERELVDRAARYIAYNLKTHNGLYYKFVTCNLVALVVDIISFQFLDFVFQGRFMHYGWMAYPYSRDPVNFSDYMSRTFPPFAKCELGVANKLVNKRTEKFGCHLTVMELYEKVFLGVWVWLILLTTITCAYLIFLGFMWLPYFRLMMLKVAKPLNAKDTVSNTIVSVVNCCKIGDVYLLYRLKQHLSHARFYELLTRLSDPELIKTMLEDPADRAINAKNHDMRGRKQAGMGMAGPKGKFGGPNDLFISQDYGRPNTSILVE; from the coding sequence ATGGCTATCATAGGCCACGGGGGCACAGACATTGTCCGCCAGTTGGTGGGCAATGTAGTGAACATCTTCAAGAAGAAGCGTGCGCCGTGCACCTCCCCTTGCGACGGTCTAATCCTCAAGATGCACTACCAGTGGACCTTCTGGCTCTTACTAGCCGGCTTCTCTGCCGTGTGGTACTCCTGGTACCACCGCGACGTTATCACGTGCGTCTCGCATTTCAACGCCGAGACGCAGGTCCGTTTAGATTACATAAACATCTGCCTCTCGTACCCCTACGTAGAGGAAGGTTCCTCGGAGAAGAGGTTCCTTCTCTTCTACAGGTGGATCCACTGGACTCTCCTGGTGCTAGCTGGCATTTACTACATCCCCCGTAAAATCTCCAAGAATTCTGAGAACCCGAAGGTCAAGAAGCTGATCGAGGACTTGGCGGTGAACTCTCACCGCTATGACCAGGTCGAGCGAGAGCTGGTGGACCGCGCCGCCCGCTACATCGCCTACAATCTTAAGACACACAACGGGCTCTATTACAAGTTCGTCACTTGCAATTTGGTCGCCCTGGTGGTGGACATTATCAGCTTCCAGTTCCTCGACTTCGTGTTCCAGGGGCGCTTCATGCACTACGGCTGGATGGCCTACCCCTACAGCCGCGACCCCGTCAATTTCTCCGACTACATGTCCCGGACGTTCCCTCCCTTCGCCAAGTGTGAGCTGGGCGTGGCGAACAAGCTGGTCAACAAACGGACGGAGAAATTCGGTTGCCATCTGACGGTGATGGAGCTCTACGAGAAGGTGTTCCTCGGCGTGTGGGTGTGGCTCATCCTGCTGACGACTATCACGTGCGCTTATCTCATCTTCCTGGGCTTCATGTGGCTTCCGTACTTCCGCCTGATGATGCTCAAAGTGGCCAAGCCCCTCAATGCCAAAGACACTGTGAGTAACACCATAGTCTCCGTTGTGAACTGCTGCAAGATCGGCGACGTCTACCTGCTGTATAGACTGAAGCAGCACTTAAGTCACGCTCGCTTCTACGAACTCCTGACGAGGCTATCTGACCCAGAGCTGATCAAGACCATGCTGGAGGACCCGGCCGACCGCGCCATCAACGCTAAGAATCACGACATGCGAGGGAGAAAGCAGGCTGGCATGGGCATGGCCGGCCCCAAGGGCAAGTTCGGCGGCCCCAATGATCTCTTCATCTCGCAGGACTACGGCCGACCGAACACGAGTATTTTGGTTGAGTAA